GAAAAATTTTGATCTGTGTACAATAGTTAATGCTAAATCAGGAAAATGTAGTGAAGATTGTAAATACTGTGCTCAGTCAGCTCATTTTAAAACTGGAGCAGATGTTTACCCTCTTATATCTAAGGAAAAAGCATTAGAAGAGGCAGTAAAAGTTGAAAAAGAGGGAGCGCATAGATACTCTTTAGTTACAAGTGGAAGAGGAATAAATGAAAATTCATGTGAAGTAAAAAAATTAGAGGAGATATATTCTAATTTAAAGGAGAAAACAAAACTTTCACTTTGTGCTTCTCATGGAATTTGTAGTGAAGAAGTTTTAAGAAGATTATATAATTCAGGAGTAAAGACTTATCATCACAATCTTGAAACATCTAGAGAATATTATCCTAATATTTGTACAACACACACATATGAAGAGAGAATAAGAACAATAAAATTAGCTCAAAAAGTTGGTTTACAAGTTTGTAGTGGTGGAATTTGGGGATTGGGAGAAAGTGAAGAAGATAGAATAAAAATGGCTTTTGAATTAAGAGAGTTAGGAGTGTTTTCTATCCCAATTAATATTCTTATGCCAATTAAAGGAACGCCATTAGAAAATAATCTTCCTTTAAATCCTAAGGATATATTAAAAATGATAGCAATATATAGATTTATTTTACCTAATGTCTATTTAAGATATGCAGGTGGAAGAATAAAATTGGGAGAACTTCAAGAAAAAGGGATACTTTCTGGAATAAATTCAGCACTTACTGGGAATTTTTTAACTACTACTGGTACTACAATTGAGAGTGATAAAAAAATGGTAAGGAGAAATGGTTATGAAATTAAATAGAGGATTTTTTGTAATAGGAACAGATACAGGAATTGGAAAAACATATATAAGCTCTCTTTTATATAAAGGAGTTAAGGAGTTACAAGGGGGATATTATAAGCCTATTCAAAGTGGTTGTATAAGAAAGGGAGAAAAGTTAATAGCTCCAGATGTAGAGTTTGTTTGTTCTATGGCAGATGTTACTTATAATGAAGAGATGGTAACATATACTTTAGAAGCCGAAGTTTCTCCACACTTAGCTAGTGAATT
The window above is part of the uncultured Fusobacterium sp. genome. Proteins encoded here:
- the bioB gene encoding biotin synthase BioB codes for the protein MKEIIKILKEKVLNKEKITYEEAKKLLEISIEDNEELEELCNSANEIRDKFCGKNFDLCTIVNAKSGKCSEDCKYCAQSAHFKTGADVYPLISKEKALEEAVKVEKEGAHRYSLVTSGRGINENSCEVKKLEEIYSNLKEKTKLSLCASHGICSEEVLRRLYNSGVKTYHHNLETSREYYPNICTTHTYEERIRTIKLAQKVGLQVCSGGIWGLGESEEDRIKMAFELRELGVFSIPINILMPIKGTPLENNLPLNPKDILKMIAIYRFILPNVYLRYAGGRIKLGELQEKGILSGINSALTGNFLTTTGTTIESDKKMVRRNGYEIK